In one Choloepus didactylus isolate mChoDid1 chromosome 1, mChoDid1.pri, whole genome shotgun sequence genomic region, the following are encoded:
- the ALS2CL gene encoding ALS2 C-terminal-like protein isoform X4 produces the protein MCSPEEGALLRQEEVFSTTLARINTLVLQPLLLTTPEPSDPRDRECLRLLQQLHRSSQQLWEVTEESLHSLRERLRHPDSVGLESLLLLRNADHVLQVHMEYFESYTSCVVVQAFQKAAKRRSEYWRGQRKTLWQLLSGMGSEGSMGTALVQVLRQPLAHHLQQYVLLLLSLGDTIGEHHPARELVVHAATLFGNLQSFMRQALDQAVATQALWHTLGSRLRDMLCIPAHRLLQDSKDIPVTVAPLRAERVLLFDDALVLLQGHNVHTFDLKLLWVDPGQDEYTFHLLTPEEEFSFCTKDPQSQAVWQWKVTQAVCQALRGKKDFPVLGAGLELPEPPACRCGAYTFRGEGRLCQATYEGEWCQGRPHGKGTLKWPDGRNHVGNFCQGLEHGFGIHLVPQVCEDKFDCYKCHWWEGSMCGYGICEYSTDEVYKGYFQAGLRHGFGVLESTPQAPQPCRYTGHWEQGQRSGYGVKEDRDRGERYVGMWQADQRHGPGVVVTQAGVCYQGAFQADKMVGPGILLSEDDSLYEGTFTRDLTPMGKGKITFPNGFTLEGSFDSGTGSGLHTQGVLDTGALPPDPSSTCKRQLGLGAFPVESRWQGVYGPFRDFVRAGCPGDLQEALLGFHVQSSKVLRKSQEYLCCERTHPEDGTGSIEDILEEVLRHREPKALQQYLGKALSNSLHPLGKLLRTLMLTFQATYAGVGANKHLQGMAQEEVKQHARELWVAYRGLLQVALQRKGQTLEDEDVETRDLQVHGLVLPLVLPSFHSELFTLYLLLHEREDSLYSQGITNLSLFPDTKLLEFLEVQKHLWPLKDLTLTTNQAPSNLAPPTM, from the exons ATGTGCAGTCCTGAGGAGGGCGCCCTGCTGCGACAAGAGGAAGTCTTCTCAACCACCCTCGCCCGCATCAACACCCTTGTCCTCCAGCCCCTGCTCTTGACCA CCCCAGAGCCCTCAGACCCCCGGGACAGAGAGTGCCTGCGGCTCTTGCAGCAGCTGCACAGGAGCTCCCAGCAGCTCTGGGAGGTGACCGAGGAGAGCCTGCACTCGCTACGGGAGAGGCTGCGCCACCCGGATTCCGTCGGTCTGGAATCTCTGCTGCTGCTGCGCAATGCTGACCATGTCCTGCAGGTCCATATGGA GTACTTCGAGTCCTACACGAGCTGTGTGGTGGTGCAGGCCTTTCAGAAGGCAGCCAAGAGGAGGAG CGAGTACTGGCGAGGCCAGCGGAAGACGCTGTGGCAGCTCCTGTCAGGCATGGGCTCCGAGGGCTCCATGGGCACAGCGCTGGTCCAGGTCCTCCGCCAGCCGCTTGCCCATCACCTGCAGCAGTATGTGCTCCTCCTGCTCAGCCTCGGGGACACCATTGGGGAG CATCACCCTGCCCGGGAGCTGGTGGTGCACGCAGCCACCCTCTTTGGGAACCTCCAGTCATTCATGAGGCAGGCATTGGACCAGGCTGTGGCCACGCAGGCCTTGTGGCACACCCTGGGCAGTCGGCTAAGA GATATGCTCTGCATCCCTGCCCACCGACTCTTACAAGACAGCAAGGACATACCCGTGACAGTGGCCCCACTCCGGGCCGAGCGTGTGCTACTCTTTGATGATGCCCTCGTCCTGCTGCAG GGCCACAATGTCCACACCTTTGACCTGAAGCTGCTGTGGGTGGATCCTGGGCAGGATGA GTACACGTTTCACCTCCTCACGCCTGAAGAAGAGTTCTCTTTTTGCACCAAGGACCCCCAGAGCCAG GCAGTGTGGCAGTGGAAGGTGACCCAGGCGGTGTGCCAGGCCCTGCGTGGCAAGAAGGACTTCCCAGTGCTGGGGGCGGGCCTGGAGCTGCCCGAGCCCCCTGCCTGCCGCTGTGGAGCATACACCTTCCGTGGGGAGGGCCGTCTCTGCCAGGCCACCTACGAGGGCGAGTGGTGTCAGGGCAGGCCCCACGGCAA GGGGACCCTGAAGTGGCCGGATGGGAGAAATCATGTGGGGAATTTCTGCCAGGGCCTGGAGCACGG CTTTGGCATCCACCTGGTGCCCCAGGTCTGTGAGGACAAGTTTGACTGCTACAAGTGCCACTGGTGGGAAGGCAGCATGTGCGGCTACGGCATCTGTGA GTACAGCACCGATGAGGTATACAAGGGCTACTTCCAGGCAGGCCTGCGGCACGGATTTGGGGTCCTGGAGAGCACCCCACAGGCCCCCCAGCCCTGCAGGTACACAGGCCACTGGGAGCAGGGCCAGAGGAGCGGCTACGGTGTCAAGGAGGACAGAGATAG GGGCGAGCGCTATGTCGGCATGTGGCAGGCTGACCAGCGGCATGGCCCCGGGGTCGTGGTCACACAGGCGGGTGTCTGCTACCAGGGCGCCTTCCAGGCGGACAAGATGGTG GGCCCAGGGATCCTCCTCTCTGAAGATGACTCCCTGTACGAAGGTACCTTCACCAGGGACCTGACCCCCATGGGGAAG GGCAAGATCACCTTCCCCAATGGCTTCACCTTGGAGGGCTCTTTTGACAGTGGGACAGGGAGTGGATTGCATACGCAGGGTGTGCTGGACACAGGTGCCCTCCCCCCGGACCCGAGCAGCACCTGCAAGCG GCAGCTGGGTCTGGGTGCCTTCCCTGTGGAAAGCCGCTGGCAGGGCGTTTATGGCCCCTTCCGGGACTTCGTGCGTGCTGGTTGCCCTGGGGACCTGCAGGAGGCGTTGCTGGGCTTCCACGTGCAGAGCTCGAAGGTGCTGCGCAAGTCCCAGGAGTACCTGTGCTGCGAGAG GACCCACCCTGAGGATGGTACAGGCAGTATCGAAGACATCCTGGAGGAGGTGCTGCGACACCGGGAGCCCAAAGCCCTGCAGCAGTACCTCGGGAAG GCTCTGAGCAACTCGCTGCACCCCCTGGGAAAGCTGCTCCGGACACTGATGCTGACCTTCCAGGCCACCTATGCAGGTGTTGGGGCCAACAAACACCTGCAGGGGATGGCCCAGGAGGAGGTGAAGCAGCATGCCCGGGAACTCTGGGTCGCCTACAG GGGACTGCTGCAGGTTGCCTTACAGCGAAAGGGCCAGACTCTGGAGGATGAAGATGTGGAGACAAG GGACCTGCAGGTACATGGATTGGTGCTGCCCCTTGTGCTGCCCAGCTTCCACTCAGAGCTCTTCACTCTCTACCTGCTTCTTCACGAGAGGGAGGACAGTCTCTACAGCCAGGGCATCACCAACCTGAGCCTCTTCCCTGACACCAAGCTGCTTGAGTTCCTGGAAGTGCAGAA